A single Anopheles funestus chromosome 2RL, idAnoFuneDA-416_04, whole genome shotgun sequence DNA region contains:
- the LOC125766632 gene encoding hemicentin-1-like, whose translation MAPRMDLPGTKRTMNVYRTLTVLLLIGLAMANKTMDTREGEDVILKCRFNEHYSDREYSYYWAQQSPNKYDNVAIKGDTFNPNYKIDYRPNQGIYDLQIFNVSYARDNGRFECRIKQIGSDNAIYEDYYNLTVLTPPQPPLIFPGSETTATEDKKQELTCSSVGGSPDPTISWYREGSTTPLAANLIYGGSRDMQTTSTLTIIPRREDDGAKFTCVVWNRAMPESQRLETVTTLSVNYYPRVEIGPENPLSVERDQTAKLECNIDAKPKAEQVKWTRNGRFISSHPTHTIHRVSLQDAGRYTCSADNGLGKIGEQEITLNVLYPPIVQIESKAKTAEEKETVHIKCNVTANPPPVTIEWLKEGDIDFRRNGDTLVLRDVRAEDAGTYICRGINMMKPYGGKTLEREGNASVALLVRHRPGQAVITPEKPVVHVGNSVSLMCKADPPGYPDPQYRWYRDVGGEISTTVIAQGAQYLIPKAGLSSEGKYHCHASNELGNGGMASATLEIHQPPQFLAKLQSNMIKRAGELDFFVTCSAKGKPEPSITWLKDDVEITPELHRYEVKTNVDKGPNGMVTVQSMLKFTGKARPNGNDLISTDRGQYTCLYENAVNNANSTMHLKIEHEPIVLHQYNKVANDIKETAEVLCKVQSYPKPEFLWHFGTTLLNTGGHYEIITNSDGNDVYTSILKISNVRHQDYGDYHCRVSNSLNHIQVPIRLQPKGPPEKPNKLKAVELGSNYVILSWNPGFDGGLASTKYFVFYRKIVIPNESLMTEECAAVAASGAEWMEFDCQREVPCTISPLDHHQSYVFKVKALNTKGVSEHSNEITATTKVEKIPIPLLANFDPETKILGLNIGATCLSMVAIVESVMYGDTPMAAWHIIEKVDLQVNGHDPTYREHEIKHFVANRRNNGRSLGNTLDDIPIPIEDELNPRVRVKLCLKINHEYCGEYLEADIGQSLIQEASFVELPTLIAIVVSCVVAGLFAVLVIMFCRCKRNQMKESVKSKEYDIDSIHPSIVAQQNQAPPPYYSASSLENKALEHSMDLAMDQNTALYASQQPTYGYHQQNAMIPQVPQNDWSNMGYVENSYSNSNNGGSVNSQDSIWQLKMSAAASNSANMIPQHNYMEQQMQQNYGYDPMTHGGYGAVDDYAPYPHLMTTASQHGGDDYHHNMRNSQNPSRQDYCSDPYASVHKPKKRMDQHMDFVAESPYHDVSGLPDPYMEQEEAKSPVQNQHLSMSYDDALAMESGYSTPNSRNRRVIHEIVV comes from the exons TTTTACTGCTGATCGGTTTGGCGATGGCTAACAAAACGATGGACACGCGGGAAGGTGAAGATGTCATACTGAAGTGCCGCTTCAACGAGCACTATTCCGACCGGGAGTACTCCTACTATTGGGCCCAACAGTCACCGAACAAGTACGATAATGTTGCGATCAAGGGGGATACCTTCAACCCTAACTACAA GATTGACTACCGACCCAACCAAGGAATATACGATTTGCAAATCTTTAACGTATCGTATGCCCGCGACAATGGACGGTTTGAGTGTCGCATTAAGCAGATCGGTAGCGATAATGCGATCTATGAGGATTACTACAACCTGACAGTTCTAACGCCACCCCAGCCACCGCTGATTTTCCCCGGAAGCGAAACAACAGCCACGGAGGATAAAAAACAGGAACTCACGTGTAGCAGTGTGGGTGGTTCACCCGATCCAACTATTTC CTGGTATCGCGAAGGAAGTACAACACCTCTGGCAGCCAATCTGATCTACGGTGGATCGCGTGACATGCAGACGACCAGCACACTGACCATTATCCCACGCCGAGAAGATGATGGCGCAAAGTTTACGTgcgtcgtgtggaaccgggcTATGCCGGAGAGTCAGCGACTGGAAACGGTTACGACTCTGTCGGTGAACT ATTATCCACGCGTGGAAATTGGACCAGAAAATCCGCTGAGTGTAGAGCGCGATCAGACAGCAAAGCTGGAGTGTAATATCGATGCCAAACCGAAAGCCGAACAGGTGAAGTGGACCCGCAATGGACGTTTCATTTCGTCGCACCCAACACACACAATCCATCGTGTGTCACTACAGGATGCCGGCCGTTACACCTGCTCGGCTGATAACGGGTTGGGTAAGATTGGCGAACAGGAAATCACACTGAACGTCCTCTACCCACCGATTGTGCAAATCGAATCCAAGGCCAAGACGGCAGAGGAGAAGGAAACGGTTCACATTAAGTGCAACGTTACGGCTAACCCACCGCCAGTTACCATCGAGTGGCTGAAGGAAGGTGATATTGATTTCCGGCGGAATGGGGATACGCTTGTGCTGCGAGACGTACGGGCGGAAGATGCCGGTACGTACATTTGTCGAGGTATTAATATGATGAAGCCGTACGGTGGTAAGACGCTGGAGCGTGAAGGTAACGCCTCGGTAGCGTTGCTGGTGCGACACCGCCCCGGGCAGGCTGTAATTACGCCGGAAAAACCGGTCGTACACGTTGGCAATAGTGTCAGCTTGATGTGCAAAGCCGATCCTCCGGGCTATCCGGATCCACAGTACCGTTGGTACCGGGATGTGGGCGGTGAGATCTCCACCACGGTGATCGCCCAAGGTGCACAATATCTGATACCGAAGGCGGGACTTTCGAGCGAAGGAAAATATCACTGTCATGCAAGCAACGAACTCGGCAATGGTGGAATGGCAAGCGCAACGCTTGAAATTCATCAGCCACCACAATTTTTGGCCAAACTGCAATCAAACATGATCAAACGCGCTGGAGAGCTTGATTTTTTCGTAACCTGTAGCGCGAAAGGAAAACCGGAACCATCGATCACCTGGCTGAAGGACGATGTGGAAATCACTCCGGAACTGCATCGGTATGAGGTGAAGACGAACGTGGACAAGGGACCTAACGGTATGGTGACGGTACAGAGCATGCTCAAGTTTACCGGAAAAGCGCGTCCGAATGGAAATGATCTGATCTCTACCGATCGTGGTCAGTACACATGTTTGTACGAAAACGCAGTAAATAACGCAAACTCAACGATGCATCTGAAGATCGAACACGAGCCGATCGTACTGCATCAGTACAACAAGGTGGCAAACGATATCAAGGAAACAGCGGAGGTGTTGTGCAAAGTCCAGTCTTACCCGAAACCAGAGTTCCTGTGGCACTTTGGGACGACATTGTTGAATACGGGTGGGCATTACGAAATCATCACTAACTCGGACGGTAATGACGTGTACACCAGTATTCTGAAGATCAGCAACGTGCGCCACCAGGATTATGGTGACTATCATTGCCGAGTGTCCAATTCGTTGAATCACATTCAGGTGCCGATTCGATTGCAACCGAAGGGTCCGCCAGAGAAACCGAACAAACTGAAGGCGGTTGAACTTGGCTCGAACTATGTGATTCTTTCGTGGAATCCAGGATTTGATGGAGGTCTTGCCAGCACCaagtattttgtattttaccgAAAAATAGTGATCCCGAACGAGAGTCTTATGACGGAGGAGTGTGCTGCTGTGGCGGCTAGCGGTGCTGAGTGGATGGAGTTTGACTGTCAGCGTGAAGTTCCTTGCACCATCAGCCCACTGGACCATCATCAGAGTTATGTGTTTAAGGTAAAGGCACTAAACACGAAGGGCGTTTCGGAGCATTCGAATGAAATCACGGCGACGACTAAGGTGGAAAAGATTCCCATTCCACTGCTAGCCAATTTCGATCCGGAAACGAAAATACTGGGTTTAAACATCGGTGCAACCTGTCTGTCGATGGTGGCGATCGTTGAATCGGTCATGTACGGCGATACACCGATGGCAGCGTGGCACATTATCGAGAAAGTAGATTTGCAGGTGAACGGACACGATCCGACGTACCGCGAGCATGAAATTAAGCACTTTGTAGCGAATCGTCGCAACAATGGCCGTTCGCTGGGCAACACACTGGATGACATTCCTATCCCGATCGAGGACGAGCTGAATCCAAGGGTACGCGTGAAGCTGTGTCTTAAAATCAATCATGAGTACTGCGGAGAATACCTAGAGGCTGATA TTGGACAATCTCTCATACAGGAGGCCTCTTTTGTAGAGCTACCGACATTGATAGCGATAGTGGTGTCGTGTGTCGTTGCTGGTCTATTCGCCGTGCTGGTGATTATGTTCTGTCGCTGCAAGCGGAATCAAATGAAAGAATCGGTAAAGTCAAAGGAGTATGATATCGATTCGATCCATCCTTCGATTGTGGCTCAACAAAACCAGGCCCCGCCACCATACTATTCCGCCAGTAGCTTAGAAAACAAAGCCCTCGAGCATTCGATGGATTTGGCCATGGATCAAAATACGGCCTTGTATGCAAGCCAGCAGCCAACGTACGGTTACCACCAACAGAATGCAATGATTCCGCAAGTACCGCAAAATGATT GGTCAAACATGGGCTACGTAGAGAACTCGTACTCCAACTCCAACAACGGGGGAAGTGTCAACTCGCAGGACTCTATCTGGCAGTTAAAAATGTCAGCCGCAGCTTCAAACTCGGCCAACATGATCCCGCAGCACAACTACATGGAGCAGCAGATGCAACAAAACTATGGATATGACCCAATGACCCACGGGGGATACGGTGCCGTTGACGATTACGCTCCCTACCCACATCTGATGACTACTGCCAGTCAGCACGGTGGTGATGACTATCACCACAACATGCGCAACAGCCAGAATCCATCGCGTCAGGACTACTGCAGCGATCCGTACGCGTCCGTTCACAAGCCCAAGAAACGCATGGATCAGCATATGG ACTTTGTCGCTGAATCGCCGTACCACGATGTGAGTGGGCTGCCGGATCCGTATATGGAGCAGGAGGAAGCAAAGTCTCCCGTGCAGAATCAGCATCTCTCGATGAGCTACGATGATGCGCTAGCCATGGAAAGCGGTTACTCGACACCAAACTCCCGCAATCGTCGTGTCATTCACGAGATTGTGGTGTAG